The Candidatus Tanganyikabacteria bacterium region TCGAAATCGGCGGCAGCCACGGAGTGCTCGGCATGGCCCAGATCCCTGTGCGCCTGGTCCCACCAGTCACGCCAGCGATTCACCGCTCGCCGCCGATCAACATGGCGAGATCAGTCTACCCGAATCCCGGTGAGCCGCGCCAAGTAACGGCTCGAGATAGTGCCGGCCGGGTTGCCGGGGCCAGGTCGGGTGAGCGTTGCGATCAGACCAGGTCGGCCGCCGCTTCGGCCACCGGTTCCCGAGCCGGCCCGGAGCAGGCCCTGCGGGCCTGGGTCAGCAGGATCCAGCCGGCGCCTGCGGCAAAGAGCGTCGCGTTGGTCAGCATCATCGTGCGCATGCCCATGAGGTCCACGAGGCTCGACACGCCGATGCCCGCGAACGGCATGATTCCGAAGAATGCCAGGCCCGCCACGGCCGATACCCGGCCGCGCAGGGCGTCGGGCGCGCGCTCCTGGATGGTGGTGTTCGCCAGACCGATGAGCATCGAGGTGCCGAGCGTGAGCAACGCGATGCAGCCCGCGGCCTGCCAGACGGCCCGGGACTGCGACATCCCCGCCAGCGCCAGGGCGATGAAGCCGGCGGCCAGGAGCATGCGGGCGGGCCGCTGCGCGGGTTCGACCGTCAGGAGGCCGAAGGCTCCCACGAGGGCGCCCACGCCGGAGAGGCCCATCAGGATGCCCATGCCGTCGGGCCCGGTCTTCAGGACGTGCACGGCGTAGATGGGCATCAGCACCATCACCATCGGGAAGATCAGCGTCGTGGTCAGCGTCAGGACGCCGATCATGCCGAGCGTCGGCACGTCGCTGCGGACGTAAGCCAGGCCTTCCCTGAAACCGGTCTGGCGCGCGGCTTCCTCCTCGGCCGTTCCCGGTGGCCGCTTGGGAAGGGTGGCGACGGCGGCGATTAGCGCCACGAAGGTCAGCGCATTGATGTAGAACGCGGACGCCGCGCCGAGTTGCGCCACGCACACGCCGGCGAGGGCCGGCCCGACCAGGCGCGTGGCATGGAAGACCGCCCGATCGAGGGCGATCGCCCGGAAGATGTCCTGCCTGGGCACGAGTTCGGGCACGATGGCCGCGGCCGCCGGCATCTCGAACGCGGTCGAGACGCCGAGCAGGAGGGCCACGGCGATCAGGTGCCAGACCTGGAACTGGCCGGTCTGCACGAGGTAGCCCACCAGGACCGCGCCGGCGATCTGCGCGAACTGGGTGAGTTGCAGGATGAGGCGCTTGTCGTGCCTGTCCGCCAGGGATCCCGCGTACATCGCCAGGAAGAGCGACGGGATGCTGGCCGCGAAGTTCACGATGCCCAGCACGAGCGCCGAGGTGGTCAACGACGCCACCACCCACCCCTGCGCCATCATCTGCATCCACGTGCCCGTCATCGACACGGCCTCGCCCACCATGTAGCGGCGGAACGGCCCGGGTCCCAGGAGATGCAGCGTCGCGCGCAGGCCCAGCTTAGCGGTATCGGCCATAGGCTCCCAGCTTACCCGGTAATTGCGCGGGAATCAGCGCCCGTGGCTTTTGGCCAGGTCTCCCGGCACGCCGTTGGCGGTGGCGATCCGCTTGAAGACGGCGACGGCGGCCGTCGGCCTGCGGGCCAGGTCCGCGCCGGGCGTGCGATCGACCGAGTAGAGGCCGAACCGCGGCGCGTACCCCTCGGCCCACTCGAAATTGTCGAGCAGCGTCCAGTGGAGGTAACCGCGCAGATCGACGCCGTCCTGGATGGCTTGCCCCGCATACTGCAGATGCCGGACCAGGAAATCGGAACGCGCGGAGCCGTCGCGATCGTCGATCCCGTTTTCCGTGATGTAGAGCGGGATCCGGCGACCGTCTGGCAATGCCGCGAAGCGGTTCGCGAGCTTGAGCGCCCGGTACAGGCCCTCGGGGTAGATTTCCCAGCCGAGGGCGTTCTTCGGCGCGCCTGGCGTCGCGATGCGCTCGCTGGCCCCCTTGCAGCGCCACCGCGTGTAGTAGTTGACCCCCAAGAAGTCGAGCGAGTTCCGGGCGGCCGGATGGCTCTCCTTGACCCCCTTCGCTCCGGGAACCGTGAAATCCAGTTCGCCGGTCGTCACCGCCTTGAGGAACGCCCGGTTGAAGACCCTGTCGTTGAAGTACGCCGTCGCCACGTCGAGCGGACTCCACCAGGCATTGGGATCGAACAGGGCCACGTGGTGCGCGATGCCGACCTGGGCGACCCGGTCGGTCTCGTGCAAGGCCTTGAATGCGGCGGCGTGGCCCTTGGAGAGGTTCGCCATAACGCGCAGCGCCTCTTCGCGGCTCTTGTGCGCCGGCGGCCAGACGCCCGACTCGTAGGCGTGGAAGGCGTAGACGTTGGGCTCGTTGATCGTGATCCAGAGATCCACCTCGCCGCCGAACTCGCGGCCCGCGAAAGCGGCGAATCGCCCGAAATCGGCGACGGTGGCCTCGGCCAGCCACCCGCCCTGCGCGGCGATCCATTTCGGATTGGTGAAGTGGTGCAGCGTGACCATGGGCATCAGGCCCTTGGCCCGCAGGGAGCGGAACACCGCGTGGTAATGGGCGATCGCCTCGGCGGCAAACTGCCCCTTGGCCGGTTCGAGGCGCGACCACTCTATCGACAATCGATGGGAATTGTGGCCCATCGCGGCGGCGAGGGCGAAATCCTGGTCGAAGCGGCGGTAGTGGTCGACCCCGACCTCGGACGTGTCGCCGTTTTTCACGTTTCCGGGCGCCTTCTCCCAGTCGGACCAGTCGTTGTCCAGGCGGCCCTCGACCTGGTGGGCGGCCATCGCCGCCCCCCAGAGGAACCCGGCCGGGAACTTGATCTCACCCTGCGCGGGCGCCGGCACGGCTTCCGGTCCGGCGGCCCCGAACTGCTTCGCCTCGCTCATCTCGGCGCTCGAGTAGGGGCCCAGTCCGGTGGCGGCCGGACTCGCGCAGCCGACGGCAAGTGTCAGGAGGGCAAGGACGAGGCGTCTCATGGAATGGTTGTCGCCCCGTTAACATTCGGCCTGAAGTGAATGAGGCGGGAGCCAATGGCTCCCGCCGTCCCCCCAAGCTGGTAGTGCTATCAGGCCGCCTTCGGCAGGTCGGGCAGCGGCCCGAGCGGCGCGGGCGTCGCCGGCTCGGCCGGCTTCTGCACGGGATCCGCGGGCTTCTGTCCGCCATTCAGCTGCGCCATCAGCTTCTCGAGCATTTCCATGAGGCCCTTGAGCGCCTTCATGATCTCGTTCATCATCCCGTTGACGTCGCCAGGTGCCGGCGCTGGCCCCGGAGCGGGCGCCGGAGCGGGCGCGGGAGCCGGTGCTGGCGCCGGAGCGGGAGGCTGGGCCGGCACGGGGCCGCCCTTGCCGTCCTGGCCGCCCAGGAGCTTCATCAGCAGGTCCGTCAGGCTCTTGGAGAGCTTGGTGAGCTGGCCGAGGATCTCGACGAGCTGCTTGCGCTGCTCCTCGGGAAGCTTGTCGATCGGGTTCTCCCCGCCGGGGCCGCCCTTGCCGGCCGCCTTGAAGAGATCCTCTTCGGGCTTGACCTTCCAGTCGTTGATCATCTCGTCGCGGTTGGCGGCCTGGGTGCCGTCCCGCTTGAGGTGGCTGTCGCGGCCGTCGCTGTTGTCGAAGCGGCCCATCGCGCCGTTGATCTCGCCCACCTTGCGGTCGGGGCCGATTTCGCCGGTCAGGTCGATGTAGTGGCCCTTGTCCTGGACCGTGACCACGTCGCCCTTGCTGGAGGTGACGGTGTAGCCGTCGGCGTTCTTCTGGATCTTGGTCCCGCCGGGCAGTTCGTTCTTGCCGTCCCATTCCTTGCCATTGACCATCAGCTTCTTGGTCTTGACGTCGTAGGTGACGACGTTGTCGCCATCCTTGACGGCCATGGCGGTGTTGGCGACCGACCCGTCGGCGAACTTGTCCTTGCGGGAGTTCACCTGGTACGACTTGTCCTGGCTCTGCAAGAGCACGTAGTCGCCGACCTGCGTGTCGTCGAAGTACTCGTTGCCCATCCGGACGTGTGGGTCGCCGATCGAGTACCACTTGCGGTGATCGGCGTCGACCGGCGGCACCGTCGGCGGAACCGTCGGCGGCGGCGGCGGCGTGGTCGGAATCGGCGCCGGAACGGTCGGCGCGGGTGCCGGGGCCGGCGGCGTCGGGGCCGGCGGAGCCGGCGGGAGCGGATCGCCGTTGTCGGCCGGCACGAGGGCCGAGGCCGGACCGCCTGCCTTGAGCGTCAGATTCTCGTCCGCCGCGGCGCCGGTGCCCTTGTCGTCACCGAATGCCCGCAGGGGCACGTCACCGTACTTCTTGACATCCGGAGCGTCGAGTGGCGCAGCCACCTCGCCGAAAAACGGAGCCGGAACCATGCCGCCAATCAGCTTGGCGGCCACATTCTGTGCAGCCATCCCTCATTCCCCTTTTTACGCGCTACCACCTGCTACCTGTTAAGCACTATTTCGGAGGCGTGAAGCTCCGGATGCCGGATTCAACAGCGATTTAAAGATCCCGATCACTTTCTTAATAAAAACTGCCGGGTTGACTGGTCAGGAAATTCGAATTTAATCTATAGATAACTAAGGCTTAAATTTGCGAGACTCGGAGGAACCATTTTGATGCGTCATTTCGTGGCCCCTGCGCTTGCCCTGTCGCTGCTCGCGGGCTGCGGCATCCCTGCCACCGCCGGCTTCGGGCTCCAGGGGACCGAAGGATCCAACGTCGAGGCCAGCAAGGCGACCCTCGCCAAGCGGCTGATCGTCGGCTTCAAGACCGCCCCCGCCAAGGCGCAGATCAACGACATCGCCAGGTCCACGGGCACGGCGCACGTCAAGAGCATCAGCAAGCTCGCCCTGTCGGTGTTCGAGGCCAAGAGCGACCTCCGCAGCGCACGCAAGGCGCTACTTGCGACCAAGGGCGTCCAGTTCGTGGAGAGCGAGTTGCTGCCAGAGCGTGAGCCCGTCAACGCCCAGGCCGTGCCGATGATGCTCGGCTTCACCGACGGCTCCGACCCCAACCGCAAGGATCAGTGGTACCTCGACAACATCGGCGCCCCCAAGGTCTGGGACGCCGTGGGCTCCAAGCTCAAGACCGTGAAGGTCGGCCTCATCGACACCGGCGTGGACCTGTCGCACCCTGATCTCAAGCCCATCCTCATCGAAGGCTTCAACGCCGCCGCGCCGGGCACCCCACCGCAAGACCAGGCCGGCCACGGCACCATGACCGCCGGGTGCGTCGCCGCCGTCCACGACAATGGCGTCGGCATCGCCGGCACCGCGACCAATGCCAAGATCATGCCGATCAAGGTCGGCAACTCGGCGTCCTCGGTCGTCGAGGCCATGATGTGGGCCGCCGACCACGCCGACATGATCTCGATGAGCCTGTCGTTCAAGCCCAACATGCCCGACTACCCGTCGGCGGTCGAGACCACCAAGCGGGCGTCCGAGTACGTCATGAGCAAGAAGGTCCCGATGGTCTGCTCGATGGGCAACACCGGCACCTCCTCGCGCAACGTCCCGTCGGCCTTCGCCGGCAGCGAGGTCCCCGGCCTCATCGCCGTCGGCGCCACCGACAACGCCGACAAGGTCACCAGCTTCTCGACCTACGGCCCCTGGACGTCGGTGTCGGCTCCTGGCCGGCGCATCATGACCACCTCGATGGGCGGCGGCGTGTCCGCCG contains the following coding sequences:
- a CDS encoding MFS transporter, translating into MADTAKLGLRATLHLLGPGPFRRYMVGEAVSMTGTWMQMMAQGWVVASLTTSALVLGIVNFAASIPSLFLAMYAGSLADRHDKRLILQLTQFAQIAGAVLVGYLVQTGQFQVWHLIAVALLLGVSTAFEMPAAAAIVPELVPRQDIFRAIALDRAVFHATRLVGPALAGVCVAQLGAASAFYINALTFVALIAAVATLPKRPPGTAEEEAARQTGFREGLAYVRSDVPTLGMIGVLTLTTTLIFPMVMVLMPIYAVHVLKTGPDGMGILMGLSGVGALVGAFGLLTVEPAQRPARMLLAAGFIALALAGMSQSRAVWQAAGCIALLTLGTSMLIGLANTTIQERAPDALRGRVSAVAGLAFFGIMPFAGIGVSSLVDLMGMRTMMLTNATLFAAGAGWILLTQARRACSGPAREPVAEAAADLV
- a CDS encoding glycoside hydrolase family 1 protein, which produces MRRLVLALLTLAVGCASPAATGLGPYSSAEMSEAKQFGAAGPEAVPAPAQGEIKFPAGFLWGAAMAAHQVEGRLDNDWSDWEKAPGNVKNGDTSEVGVDHYRRFDQDFALAAAMGHNSHRLSIEWSRLEPAKGQFAAEAIAHYHAVFRSLRAKGLMPMVTLHHFTNPKWIAAQGGWLAEATVADFGRFAAFAGREFGGEVDLWITINEPNVYAFHAYESGVWPPAHKSREEALRVMANLSKGHAAAFKALHETDRVAQVGIAHHVALFDPNAWWSPLDVATAYFNDRVFNRAFLKAVTTGELDFTVPGAKGVKESHPAARNSLDFLGVNYYTRWRCKGASERIATPGAPKNALGWEIYPEGLYRALKLANRFAALPDGRRIPLYITENGIDDRDGSARSDFLVRHLQYAGQAIQDGVDLRGYLHWTLLDNFEWAEGYAPRFGLYSVDRTPGADLARRPTAAVAVFKRIATANGVPGDLAKSHGR
- a CDS encoding S8 family serine peptidase, with the protein product MRHFVAPALALSLLAGCGIPATAGFGLQGTEGSNVEASKATLAKRLIVGFKTAPAKAQINDIARSTGTAHVKSISKLALSVFEAKSDLRSARKALLATKGVQFVESELLPEREPVNAQAVPMMLGFTDGSDPNRKDQWYLDNIGAPKVWDAVGSKLKTVKVGLIDTGVDLSHPDLKPILIEGFNAAAPGTPPQDQAGHGTMTAGCVAAVHDNGVGIAGTATNAKIMPIKVGNSASSVVEAMMWAADHADMISMSLSFKPNMPDYPSAVETTKRASEYVMSKKVPMVCSMGNTGTSSRNVPSAFAGSEVPGLIAVGATDNADKVTSFSTYGPWTSVSAPGRRIMTTSMGGGVSAVDGTSFSTPITAGVVAMMLGNGAASDPAAIKAKLQKTALDIEAPGHDDKAGAGRIDAFRAVTE